In Arthrobacter alpinus, a single window of DNA contains:
- the tig gene encoding trigger factor codes for MKSAVENLTPTRVKLDVEVSFEELKPSITEAYKTLATQVQVPGFRKGKVPNTLIDQRVGRGYVLETAINSGLNGWYQEAVVENKLTPLSRPEVEITEVPDPSGTDGVVKFQVELDIRPEIELPDYAGIEVEVAAVEASEEDTDKALDELRGRFGTLKVEDRPAADGDFLTINIDAKIDDVEVDSAADLSYQVGAGNMLDGLDEAATGLSAGEEAIFNTKLAGGEHAGEEAQVTVKVTSVKVRELPEANDDFAQLASEFDTIAELKEDLAKQAAESKTVEQGVEARDKVLEKLVSLVEVPVPESVIAEQLEQHFRPENSHGEDHDSEEHRAEVKENTEKAFRNEIILDAIAEKEEVSVSQAELIDYIVSSASQYGMDPNQFAQMLDSSGQVNMIVGEVRRRKALAAVLGKAVVKDSEGAAVDLTDFVSVASEEEIASEDEVLEPTAVTDPGEVRI; via the coding sequence GTGAAGAGCGCTGTCGAAAACCTCACACCCACTCGGGTAAAGCTCGATGTTGAGGTTTCCTTTGAGGAATTGAAGCCCAGCATCACTGAGGCCTACAAGACACTTGCCACACAGGTTCAGGTGCCTGGCTTCCGTAAGGGCAAGGTCCCCAACACACTGATCGATCAGCGTGTTGGCCGTGGCTACGTCCTGGAAACGGCCATCAACTCCGGCCTCAACGGCTGGTACCAGGAAGCTGTTGTCGAGAACAAGCTCACCCCGTTGAGCCGCCCCGAGGTTGAAATCACCGAAGTTCCGGACCCGTCCGGCACCGACGGTGTGGTCAAGTTCCAGGTTGAGCTGGACATCCGCCCCGAGATCGAACTGCCGGACTACGCCGGTATTGAGGTTGAGGTTGCAGCTGTTGAGGCATCCGAGGAAGATACCGACAAGGCTCTTGACGAGCTGCGCGGCCGCTTCGGCACCTTGAAGGTTGAAGACCGCCCGGCAGCTGACGGTGACTTCCTCACCATCAACATTGATGCCAAGATCGACGACGTAGAGGTTGACTCAGCTGCTGACCTTTCTTACCAGGTCGGCGCAGGCAACATGCTTGACGGTCTGGACGAGGCTGCAACCGGCCTGTCCGCCGGCGAAGAAGCAATCTTCAACACCAAGCTGGCCGGCGGCGAGCACGCAGGTGAAGAAGCTCAGGTCACCGTCAAGGTCACCTCCGTGAAGGTTCGCGAACTGCCCGAGGCAAACGACGACTTCGCTCAGCTGGCTTCCGAGTTCGACACCATCGCCGAACTGAAGGAAGACCTGGCCAAGCAGGCTGCAGAGTCCAAGACTGTTGAGCAGGGTGTTGAAGCCCGCGACAAGGTACTGGAGAAGCTCGTTTCATTGGTAGAGGTTCCGGTTCCGGAATCCGTCATTGCCGAGCAGCTCGAGCAGCACTTCCGCCCCGAGAACTCCCACGGTGAAGATCACGACTCCGAAGAGCACCGCGCGGAAGTCAAGGAAAACACCGAGAAGGCTTTCCGCAACGAGATCATCCTCGACGCTATCGCCGAGAAGGAAGAAGTCAGCGTCAGCCAGGCTGAACTGATCGACTACATCGTCTCCTCCGCCAGCCAGTACGGCATGGACCCGAACCAGTTCGCGCAGATGCTCGATTCCTCGGGCCAGGTCAACATGATCGTTGGCGAAGTTCGCCGTCGCAAGGCACTTGCCGCAGTCCTGGGCAAGGCCGTTGTGAAGGACTCCGAAGGTGCAGCAGTTGACCTGACTGACTTCGTCTCCGTTGCCTCCGAAGAAGAAATTGCTTCCGAGGACGAGGTTCTCGAGCCCACAGCAGTGACCGATCCGGGCGAAGTCCGCATCTAA
- a CDS encoding ATP-dependent Clp protease proteolytic subunit codes for MAQHTTPTMASADPSGSDQYIYNRLLKERIIWLGSEVRDDNANLICSQLLLLSAEDPEKDIYLYINSPGGSVTAGMAIYDTMEFIPNDVVTVATGLAASMGQFLLSSGTKGKRYATPNARILMHQPSGGIGGTASDIKIQAELILHMKKVMAELTAEQTGQTVEKILTDNDRDKWFTAAEALEYGFFDKIARHAGSVAGGGGTNAK; via the coding sequence ATGGCACAGCACACCACCCCCACGATGGCTAGCGCGGACCCGTCCGGTTCGGACCAGTACATCTACAACCGCCTGCTCAAAGAACGCATCATTTGGTTGGGCTCAGAGGTTCGTGACGACAACGCCAACCTGATCTGCTCGCAGCTGCTGCTGCTCTCGGCTGAGGATCCTGAGAAGGACATCTACCTTTACATCAACTCACCCGGTGGATCCGTAACGGCCGGTATGGCCATCTACGACACCATGGAGTTCATCCCCAACGACGTGGTAACCGTAGCCACCGGACTGGCAGCCTCCATGGGCCAGTTCCTGCTCTCCTCGGGCACCAAGGGCAAGCGCTACGCGACTCCCAACGCACGCATCCTCATGCACCAGCCTTCCGGCGGAATTGGTGGAACGGCGTCGGACATCAAGATCCAGGCCGAGCTGATCCTGCACATGAAGAAGGTCATGGCCGAGCTGACTGCAGAGCAGACCGGCCAGACGGTGGAAAAGATCCTCACCGACAATGACCGTGACAAGTGGTTCACCGCGGCTGAAGCCCTGGAATACGGATTCTTTGACAAGATCGCCCGTCACGCAGGATCCGTTGCCGGTGGCGGCGGAACAAACGCAAAGTAA
- a CDS encoding ATP-dependent Clp protease proteolytic subunit yields MTYNFGSTAFGHTAGNLPSSRYVLPQFEERTPYGFKRQDPYTKLFEDRIIFLGVQVDDASADDVMAQLLVLEADDTDRDITLYINSPGGSFTAMTAIYDTMQFIRPEIQTVCLGQAASAAAVLLAAGAPGKRLALPNARVLIHQPALSGGQGGQASDLEIQANEVMRMREWLENTLADHSGRTPEQVSNDIERDNILTAAQAKEYGLIDEVLAPRKIKPAAITR; encoded by the coding sequence ATGACTTACAACTTTGGCAGCACAGCATTTGGCCACACTGCCGGCAACCTTCCCTCCAGCCGTTACGTGCTCCCTCAGTTCGAGGAGCGCACACCCTACGGCTTCAAGCGCCAGGACCCGTACACCAAGCTCTTCGAGGACCGCATCATCTTCCTCGGCGTGCAGGTTGACGATGCCTCGGCCGACGACGTCATGGCACAGTTGCTGGTCTTGGAAGCTGATGACACCGATCGTGACATCACCCTCTACATCAACTCTCCCGGTGGATCGTTTACGGCCATGACGGCCATTTACGACACCATGCAGTTCATCCGCCCGGAAATCCAGACAGTCTGCCTGGGCCAGGCTGCCTCGGCCGCAGCTGTGCTGCTCGCCGCCGGAGCCCCCGGGAAGCGTCTGGCCCTGCCGAACGCCCGCGTGCTGATCCACCAGCCGGCTCTTTCCGGTGGCCAGGGCGGTCAGGCTTCCGACTTGGAGATCCAGGCCAACGAGGTCATGCGCATGCGTGAATGGCTGGAGAACACCCTGGCCGATCACTCGGGCCGTACGCCCGAACAGGTCAGCAACGACATCGAGCGTGACAACATCCTCACGGCAGCTCAGGCCAAGGAGTATGGCTTGATCGATGAGGTTCTGGCACCCCGCAAGATCAAGCCGGCAGCGATCACTCGCTAG